The Andrena cerasifolii isolate SP2316 chromosome 14, iyAndCera1_principal, whole genome shotgun sequence genome contains the following window.
ATCCGACGTCCGAGCCAGCGAGGATCATCAGTGCATTGATGACTGCGCACAAGTACATGAGTCGCTGCGAAACAGGCTTCCAGGTCTGGCGATTCTTCCTCACACCCTTCGCGAGGAAGCTGTTCGAAGCCTGCGACATTCTCGACGGGTAAATCGATGGCCTATAATCTCGATGTCCTAGGATGTCCCACATTGTCCCTCAGCTTGCTTGCATATCATTCAACAGGGCGAACTGATCTACCGAACCTTCTTATCTTTCCATTATTTCGACAGGGTCATAGGGAAGTACGTGCGCCAGACTCAGAGTAACCTCCGAAGTCGGTCATCTCTGATGGAAAAGGGTGGAAGGGCAGAGGACAGTTCGCCGGTCCTGGAAAAGCTCCTTCTGAACGAGGGTGTCCACCCAGACGACATTTGCACGTTGCTGATGGACATGATCATCTTGGGCGTGCAAGCGGTAACGTATGAGTGCAATTTGGCAGATCCAGAAATGAAAAAGGAGGACAATCTAGTCTGAAATCGTTTGAAACGGTGATATCAACTTTTAGATAGCAGCTTTTATTATGTAAGAAAACATTAGTGTTTGCATTACAGTAGAATAAAATTTGCTTTTATTTTGCAACGTCCTTTCTCATTTTTTGGATCTGACGAGTAGCGATGGAATTTTGCCGGGTGAAGCCGAAGCGAGTGGATCACTTGAGTTGTGGATAAAACGAAAAAGGAGGACCCTGTATCTCAGTAAAAAAAGAGGACACGTCCTCCTTTTGGATAACCGCGAAGAATTCTCGTGAAACTTTAGCATCCATGTACTTTTCAGACAGCGAATTGCGAGGCATTCCTGCTGTACCACCTGGCAAGGAATCCTCGCACTCAGAGGAAGCTCTACGACGAGATCGTGTCTGTTTCGGCGAGCAAAGGCACTCCCTTCACGGAGAATACGCTGAAGAACATGCGGTACTTGCAGGCCTGCATCCAAGAGAGCTTGAGGTACTTGACTAGCGACGATCCTCTAGACGTTACTATTAAAAGTAAAATCGTCAATTTGTTTAACAGGTTGCGCCCTGCGTTCCCATATTTCACCAGGCTTCTGCCGAAAACTATATCACTGCACGGATACACGATACCCAAAGGAGTGAGTATAGCGATCCAGCAGAAGCTAATTCCATTAGAAAATTGATAGCATCGATGATGGGTAATGATTCTTTCAGACGTTTATCATAATGGCGAACCAGATTACCTCGCAACGCGAGGAGAATTACGAGGATCCTGATAAATTCAGGCCAGAGAGATGGTTGACCAGCTCGTCGAAGGAAAATACCGATTTCAGCAGCTTGCCTTTTGGATACGGAGCGAGGTCGTGCTTGGGAAAGAACATGGCTGAAGCAAATATGATGCTACTGACTGCGAAGGTATGTAGGTCTGATTAATcgcttacaaggaaacatcccgaaactgaaaattcaaaaaattctgagaatatgtaggggatttcctcctgagtacaacgcaatttttgtttgctgcccaaattcacttcgagttacaaaataaaatcagaaaatagccgaatattcgggggttaatttcacccccttagaataaatttgggcagcaaacaaaaattgcgttgtaatcaggaggaaattccctacatattctcaatgtttcagatttttttgaattttcgggttcgggatctttcttTGTTAGCTACGGCTGAATTATTCCGCGGGACTGTATCTCTGCACGACAATTTTCGACTTGGAAAGCCTTAACTAAAATGTTAATTGTGCCTTTCGCGCAATGGTAATTATTATACCTTATATTTTGTAGCTCGTGCGACAGTATAGAATCGAGTACGATTACGCTGACATCAAGAGCAATTTCATGATGGTGAATGTGCCCAATAAACCACTCCGTTTCCGTTTCGTCGACAGGAGCTAAACTGTAAAATTGATGAGAGTGTCGAACGATAGGGAATTATACgcagttttttttatcgttaaCTTAATGTATAGAAGGTATTGTGTGGTAGGTCGCAATAGGAGCCTTGAAAGTAACGATTAACTGTAATTTAATCCTCGATTTCGTTGGATATTCACTATATACACGAGGATGAACAATAAAATAAGAATTATCGTGTGTGTGAGTTTATTTAACATGTAGTACTACTCTCAGGGTAGAAAAGAAGGTAAAAATCCCGTAGAACACCTGCGAATTCAAAATAGAAAAGGAACAATGTAGAAATGAGGGTACACGAGCAACTGCTTGAAATGTTCAGCTTACCTGACCACAGAAGTTCAAGGACCATGCCGAGAGAAATCCACCCACGTGAATGACGATGGGCTTCTGACATCTCTGAATGATCATCAACCCTTTTCTGCGTGTTTTTGGGGTCGCGTTGATCCAAGGAGTCTCGTAGACCTTCCAAGCGATCTCTTGTGCCTGGTAAAGATGCACGTGGAAGATTTGTTTAGGTGATCATGGATATAATATAGCACTCACGTTCTCTGTCATCATGTCAGCAGCCCAACTGCACGCGAGGAATCTCAGCATGGAGAACGTGGTTACGATAGAAAATTTCATCAGTTCAAGGAAATGTAGATCCTAGAATATGTGACACGTTCCTGATACAGGACGCTAATATGTTCACGAATTCACGAAGAAGCGAGCACTTACGTGTGTGACCACCAAACCCGAGACAATCATGTACAGTGCCACTGCTACCGTTGATTTCACAGCTAGGGGCCCTATGACACGGTTTACTTCATTGGCGTAGCTAAAGAAAAAGAGGCGAATTGAAACAGTATCGTCACTGCGAACTTCttctaattaatcttctaattAGCCTCCTAATAGGATTAATACACCCAATGCTTCGAACTATAATAATTCATAATTCCAAGAAATCAGCAACCGCGATCAAAGTCTTAGCTCTTCCAAGTGCAAATTATACCTGATTGCGTCCTGATGCTCCCTAATCCATGCCTCCAACCTTTTCCCATTGATACTTTCCACTGCACGTCCCACCACTCTGAATTTACAAGCAGCATGCCATATTATGGTGATTATTAGCAGATCCAGGAAGACCACCAAAGCTGCGTTGAGGATGTGAAGCACATTCAGGCCGTAGGTAACGCACCTCCCCCAATATTCGTCTCTTGGTATCATGAAATACACTGTGTTCACTGGTGTCACTTGGCTTTCTGCGAAGAGTGGTAGAAATACAAATAGCAGGGCACCAACGACGAACACTGATATCAGCATGTAATAGACCGCTCTAGTGCGATCCAAGTAGCCGAGTCTGATAATCCTCTCTTCAGGATCGATCGTCTCGAAGAATTGTTCCATCTCGACTATTAAACGCTGCAATCGTCGTTGAAATTAGTAACAGGAAATTGTACAAGATTCCACATTTGTTAATGCCAATAGTGACCTGGAACTGTGACGCTGTACATCGGCAATAAATCAAATTAAACAGCGTTTCCAACATGAATACCAGCTCCACGAACGATTTCACGAATTCGCTCAGACTCGTGAAGCAacagcgcaggccgttcaaaaTGGCCAGCATTCCGTAGAACTCGTTTGAAAAGTGTGTCCAATATATTACTTTCGATAGAAACCACCTCCGTCTCGTGGCATTCGGTTTTAGGGGCCAGTTCCCACTGAACTCGCAGCATGTTCTGAGGAAACTTATCAAGTTATTGCTAGAATAATGCATA
Protein-coding sequences here:
- the LOC143376732 gene encoding putative cytochrome P450 12a5, mitochondrial isoform X1 → MQRLLPKILSLSRRCSVMKVSKPLTANEGQKCLNLTASDIISASMTQTQAAAMPGPLTRADAIPLLDPAAAEVSTTTFEVSPLGMEPQVTVEKAPLPFEEIPGPAVLKIWEKYWKYVPLLGTQLFSSLLINRFTQGRLSWNRNVTPLKYLFNEYGCIVRINGPLSGEIVMIHRPEHIAEVLKQEGAVPARSGIDILQHYRLNHRKCRLAGPYSLQGSEWLEVREKVEREFRQIATGFLDKIDMVSDELISRIYEIRNRQDEVPANFHEDMIRWAMECFCTLTFNKHLGFLEPAGYNPTSEPARIISALMTAHKYMSRCETGFQVWRFFLTPFARKLFEACDILDGVIGKYVRQTQSNLRSRSSLMEKGGRAEDSSPVLEKLLLNEGVHPDDICTLLMDMIILGVQATANCEAFLLYHLARNPRTQRKLYDEIVSVSASKGTPFTENTLKNMRYLQACIQESLRLRPAFPYFTRLLPKTISLHGYTIPKGTFIIMANQITSQREENYEDPDKFRPERWLTSSSKENTDFSSLPFGYGARSCLGKNMAEANMMLLTAKLVRQYRIEYDYADIKSNFMMVNVPNKPLRFRFVDRS
- the LOC143376732 gene encoding putative cytochrome P450 12a5, mitochondrial isoform X2; this translates as MQRLLPKILSLSRRCSVMKVSKPLTANEGQKCLNLTASDIISASMTQTQAAAMPGPLTRADAIPLLDPAAAEVSTTTFEVSPLGMEPQVTVEKAPLPFEEIPGPAVLKIWEKYWKYVPLLGRLSWNRNVTPLKYLFNEYGCIVRINGPLSGEIVMIHRPEHIAEVLKQEGAVPARSGIDILQHYRLNHRKCRLAGPYSLQGSEWLEVREKVEREFRQIATGFLDKIDMVSDELISRIYEIRNRQDEVPANFHEDMIRWAMECFCTLTFNKHLGFLEPAGYNPTSEPARIISALMTAHKYMSRCETGFQVWRFFLTPFARKLFEACDILDGVIGKYVRQTQSNLRSRSSLMEKGGRAEDSSPVLEKLLLNEGVHPDDICTLLMDMIILGVQATANCEAFLLYHLARNPRTQRKLYDEIVSVSASKGTPFTENTLKNMRYLQACIQESLRLRPAFPYFTRLLPKTISLHGYTIPKGTFIIMANQITSQREENYEDPDKFRPERWLTSSSKENTDFSSLPFGYGARSCLGKNMAEANMMLLTAKLVRQYRIEYDYADIKSNFMMVNVPNKPLRFRFVDRS
- the LOC143376735 gene encoding uncharacterized protein LOC143376735: MEQFFETIDPEERIIRLGYLDRTRAVYYMLISVFVVGALLFVFLPLFAESQVTPVNTVYFMIPRDEYWGRCVTYGLNVLHILNAALVVFLDLLIITIIWHAACKFRVVGRAVESINGKRLEAWIREHQDAISYANEVNRVIGPLAVKSTVAVALYMIVSGLVVTHDLHFLELMKFSIVTTFSMLRFLACSWAADMMTENAQEIAWKVYETPWINATPKTRRKGLMIIQRCQKPIVIHVGGFLSAWSLNFCGQVFYGIFTFFSTLRVVLHVK